A single Vulpes lagopus strain Blue_001 chromosome 3, ASM1834538v1, whole genome shotgun sequence DNA region contains:
- the CDIP1 gene encoding cell death-inducing p53-target protein 1, whose amino-acid sequence MSNEPPPPYPGGPTAPLLEEKSGAPPTPGRTSPAVMQPPPGMSVPPTDIGPPPYEPPGHPMPQPGFIPPHVNADGTYMSPGFYPPPGPHPPMGYYPPGPYPPGPYPGPGGHTATVLVPSGAATTVTVLQGEIFEGAPVQTVCPHCQQAITTKISYEIGLMNFVLGFFCCFMGCDLGCCLIPCLINDFKDVTHTCPSCKAYIYTYKRLC is encoded by the exons ATGTCCAACGAGCCACCCCCTCCATATCCTGGAGGCCCCACAGCCCCCCTTCTGGAGGAGAAGAGCGGAGCCCCACCTACCCCAG GCCGCACCTCGCCAGCTGTGATGCAGCCCCCTCCGGGCATGTCCGTGCCCCCCACAGACATCGGCCCCCCACCCTATGAGCCACCGGGTCACCCAATGCCTCAGCCTGGCTTCATCCCCCCCCATGTGAATGCAGATGGCACCTACATGTCTCCAG GTTTCTACCCTCCTCcaggcccccacccacccatggGCTACTATCCACCAGGGCCCTACCCACCGGGGCCGTACCCTGGCCCTGGGGGCCATACTGCCACAGTCCTGGTTCCTTCGGGGGCTGCCACCACAGTGACAGTACTACAAGGAGAGATCTTTGAGGGCGCCCCTGTACAGACAGTGTGTCCCCACTGCCAGCAGGCCATCACCACCAAGATCTCCTATGAGATCGGGCTGATGAATTTTGTGCTGGGCTTCTTCTGCTGCTTCATGGG GTGTGACCTGGGCTGCTGCTTGATCCCTTGTCTCATCAACGACTTCAAGGATGTGACGCACACATGCCCCAGCTGCAAAGCCTACATCTACACGTACAAGCGCCTGTGCTAA